From Syngnathus typhle isolate RoL2023-S1 ecotype Sweden linkage group LG13, RoL_Styp_1.0, whole genome shotgun sequence, a single genomic window includes:
- the wrnip1 gene encoding ATPase WRNIP1 isoform X1, giving the protein MATSATSVQCPVCLKDFTADAINGHLDVCLLESNVEDGPPMKKFRPEAAPKLAGADHTALSPASSGVFSMFHGNKSKSSHQNDTDASLPNKEASGGGAINKAAKRSFPPELQAEPKHSGTQSKSDGRTLNATPNLDLRTLLASNKPLAEILRPNSMEEYFGQSKVVGEQTLLRSLLDCQEIPSLILWGPPGCGKTTLAHIIASNSKKKGTARFVPLSATSASTADVREVIKRAQNELRLFKRKTILFIDEIHRFNKSQQDTFLPHVECGTVTLIGATTENPSFQVNAALLSRCRVLVLEKLSVEAMGSILDRAVTALGITVLERDQANPPWPDHEANPNEPKIYIEQKALDTITYLCDGDARTGLNSLQLAVQAQVSLTQPGLTGPDGSAQEILVKEEHIKEGLQRSHILYDKAGEEHFNSISALHKSMRGSHENAALYWLGRMLEGGEDPLYVARRLVRFASEDVGLADPLALPQAVSTYQACHFIGMPECEVILAQCVVYLSRAAKSVDVYKAYNNVKACLRNHKGPLPPVPLHLRNAPTRLMKQLGYAKGYKYNPAFSTPVEQHYLPEELRDIDFFTWTPLQG; this is encoded by the exons ATGGCAACGTCTGCCACGTCGGTGCAGTGCCCTGTTTGTTTGAAAGACTTCACCGCCGACGCTATTAATGGTCATCTCGATGTTTGTCTACTAGAGAGTAATGTCGAAGATGGACCACCGATGAAAAAGTTTCGTCCCGAAGCTGCGCCAAAGCTTGCGGGTGCAGACCACACGGCGCTTTCCCCTGCTTCCTCTGGAGTATTCTCCATGTTCCACGGCAACAAGTCGAAAAGCTCACATCAAAATGACACGGACGCGTCATTACCCAACAAAGAAGCTAGTGGCGGTGGCGCGATCAACAAGGCAGCCAAGCGTAGCTTTCCGCCCGAGCTCCAAGCCGAACCCAAACATTCTGGGACGCAAAGTAAGAGCGACGGACGAACCTTGAACGCAACACCTAATTTGGATCTACGGACACTATTAGCCTCAAATAAACCACTGGCAGAGATTTTGAGGCCGAACTCGATGGAGGAGTACTTTGGTCAGAGCAAAGTTGTCGGGGAACAAACCCTCCTGCGGTCCCTGTTGGACTGCCAGGAAATACCCTCTCTCATCCTCTGGGGACCACCAGGATGTGGCAAG ACCACTCTGGCTCACATCATTGCCAGCAACAGCAAAAAGAAGGGCACGGCTCGTTTCGTGCCACTCTCCGCCACCAGCGCGTCCACCGCCGACGTGCGAGAAGTCATCAAGCGAGCGCAGAATGAGCTGCGGCTGTTCAAACGCAAGACCATCCTGTTTATTGACGAAATCCACCGCTTCAATAAATCGCAACAG GACACGTTCCTCCCTCACGTCGAGTGCGGAACAGTCACTCTGATTGGGGCCACCACCGAGAATCCGTCCTTCCAGGTGAACGCCGCTCTGCTGAGCCGCTGCAGAGTACTCGTCCTCGAGAAGCTCTCGGTAGAGGCGATGGGCTCGATCCTGGACCGGGCGGTGACGGCGCTCGGGATCACCGTGCTGGAACGGGATCAAGCCAATCCCCCATGGCCGGACCACGAAGCGAACCCAAACGA GCCAAAAATTTACATTGAGCAAAAGGCCCTGGACACAATCACCTACCTGTGTGACGGCGACGCTCGGACAGGGCTGAACAGTCTGCAGCTGGCCGTTCAGGCTCAGGTCAGCCTGACCCAGCCTGGACTGACAGGACCAGATGGTTCCGCCCAGGAAATCCTTGTGAAGGAAGAACACATTAAGGAAGGTCTCCAGAGGTCTCATATTCTCTACGACAAAGCTG GCGAAGAGCATTTCAACAGCATCTCGGCATTGCACAAGTCCATGAGAGGCTCCCACGAGAACGCCGCCCTCTACTGGCTGGGCCGCATGCTGGAAGGAGGGGAGGATCCGCTCTACGTGGCTCGCAGGCTGGTCCGCTTTGCCAGTGAGGACGTAG GTCTCGCCGATCCCTTGGCTCTGCCTCAGGCCGTGTCCACTTACCAGGCCTGTCACTTCATCGGGATGCCCGAATGTGAG GTGATCCTGGCTCAGTGCGTGGTCTACCTCTCCCGGGCGGCCAAATCGGTGGACGTGTACAAGGCCTACAACAACGTGAAGGCCTGTTTGCGGAACCACAAAGGGCCCCTGCCTCCCGTTCCGCTGCACTTGCGCAACGCACCCACCCGTCTCATGAAGCAGTTGGGCTACGCCAAGGGCTACAAATACAATCCGGCCTTCAGCACTCCGGTGGAGCAGCACTACCTGCCCGAGGAGTTGCGCGACATTGACTTCTTTACTTGGACGCCATTGCAAGGATGA
- the wrnip1 gene encoding ATPase WRNIP1 isoform X2, translated as MATSATSVQCPVCLKDFTADAINGHLDVCLLESNVEDGPPMKKFRPEAAPKLAGADHTALSPASSGVFSMFHGNKSKSSHQNDTDASLPNKEASGGGAINKAAKRSFPPELQAEPKHSGTQSKSDGRTLNATPNLDLRTLLASNKPLAEILRPNSMEEYFGQSKVVGEQTLLRSLLDCQEIPSLILWGPPGCGKTTLAHIIASNSKKKGTARFVPLSATSASTADVREVIKRAQNELRLFKRKTILFIDEIHRFNKSQQDTFLPHVECGTVTLIGATTENPSFQVNAALLSRCRVLVLEKLSVEAMGSILDRAVTALGITVLERDQANPPWPDHEANPNEPKIYIEQKALDTITYLCDGDARTGLNSLQLAVQAQVSLTQPGLTGPDGSAQEILVKEEHIKEGLQRSHILYDKAGEEHFNSISALHKSMRGSHENAALYWLGRMLEGGEDPLYVARRLVRFASEDVSPIPWLCLRPCPLTRPVTSSGCPNVR; from the exons ATGGCAACGTCTGCCACGTCGGTGCAGTGCCCTGTTTGTTTGAAAGACTTCACCGCCGACGCTATTAATGGTCATCTCGATGTTTGTCTACTAGAGAGTAATGTCGAAGATGGACCACCGATGAAAAAGTTTCGTCCCGAAGCTGCGCCAAAGCTTGCGGGTGCAGACCACACGGCGCTTTCCCCTGCTTCCTCTGGAGTATTCTCCATGTTCCACGGCAACAAGTCGAAAAGCTCACATCAAAATGACACGGACGCGTCATTACCCAACAAAGAAGCTAGTGGCGGTGGCGCGATCAACAAGGCAGCCAAGCGTAGCTTTCCGCCCGAGCTCCAAGCCGAACCCAAACATTCTGGGACGCAAAGTAAGAGCGACGGACGAACCTTGAACGCAACACCTAATTTGGATCTACGGACACTATTAGCCTCAAATAAACCACTGGCAGAGATTTTGAGGCCGAACTCGATGGAGGAGTACTTTGGTCAGAGCAAAGTTGTCGGGGAACAAACCCTCCTGCGGTCCCTGTTGGACTGCCAGGAAATACCCTCTCTCATCCTCTGGGGACCACCAGGATGTGGCAAG ACCACTCTGGCTCACATCATTGCCAGCAACAGCAAAAAGAAGGGCACGGCTCGTTTCGTGCCACTCTCCGCCACCAGCGCGTCCACCGCCGACGTGCGAGAAGTCATCAAGCGAGCGCAGAATGAGCTGCGGCTGTTCAAACGCAAGACCATCCTGTTTATTGACGAAATCCACCGCTTCAATAAATCGCAACAG GACACGTTCCTCCCTCACGTCGAGTGCGGAACAGTCACTCTGATTGGGGCCACCACCGAGAATCCGTCCTTCCAGGTGAACGCCGCTCTGCTGAGCCGCTGCAGAGTACTCGTCCTCGAGAAGCTCTCGGTAGAGGCGATGGGCTCGATCCTGGACCGGGCGGTGACGGCGCTCGGGATCACCGTGCTGGAACGGGATCAAGCCAATCCCCCATGGCCGGACCACGAAGCGAACCCAAACGA GCCAAAAATTTACATTGAGCAAAAGGCCCTGGACACAATCACCTACCTGTGTGACGGCGACGCTCGGACAGGGCTGAACAGTCTGCAGCTGGCCGTTCAGGCTCAGGTCAGCCTGACCCAGCCTGGACTGACAGGACCAGATGGTTCCGCCCAGGAAATCCTTGTGAAGGAAGAACACATTAAGGAAGGTCTCCAGAGGTCTCATATTCTCTACGACAAAGCTG GCGAAGAGCATTTCAACAGCATCTCGGCATTGCACAAGTCCATGAGAGGCTCCCACGAGAACGCCGCCCTCTACTGGCTGGGCCGCATGCTGGAAGGAGGGGAGGATCCGCTCTACGTGGCTCGCAGGCTGGTCCGCTTTGCCAGTGAGGAC GTCTCGCCGATCCCTTGGCTCTGCCTCAGGCCGTGTCCACTTACCAGGCCTGTCACTTCATCGGGATGCCCGAATGTGAG GTGA